Genomic segment of Panthera leo isolate Ple1 chromosome B2, P.leo_Ple1_pat1.1, whole genome shotgun sequence:
AAGCTAACACACGGTGGCTGCAGTCAGCACACGCTCTCACGCCTGCTCTCTAGATTTTGAGATATAGTGTATATaccatatcccccccccccccgcccgacaCACACTTGAAGTGTACAATCCAATGTATTTTAGTATATCTACTTAATTGTACATCCATCCCCACTATCTAATgtacatttccatcaccctaatttccatttctctgggaaggaaggggaaaaaaaaagcatggctaACTGCGgagggctgtgctgacagtgaatgAGGCACTTTCCCCCATTAGCCAGATTTTAATTTCCCCTGAATCCAGTGCTCTCTGGGTTTTCTGGCAGTCTGAAACTGgtttcctcccctgcccaccatttccaggtttttcttgttttatttattttatttatttatttatttatttatttatttatttatatttttaattttttttttagacaaatcTCCCTATTATTGGTAAAAACTTCAGTACTCTTCTTGGGACCTGATAGAGGGCCTAATAGATAAGGTCTATCTCACAATCcgcaaaaagacatttttaaaattcctaaatcAAGGCTTTGGCGTCTCTGGTCAGCCTTCCCATCCCCCAATCCAGCTCgcctctgggggcggggggaagcacATGAGATCATCAGTTCTGATTGGTTGACAACCATGGATGGGACTTGCTGATTGGATAATGTTCCTCTTTGTTCCTGGAATCCCTTGCCAAATTGCTTACCCTGCTTTGGTTATCCCTCACTTTTGACTTGGATTATCACTACTCCCCTGCTCGTATGCGGTGAATGGGAACAGAGGGGCGGGTAAAATAAACCATTGAGCTAAGGGAGTTACCTTGGCAAATACGACTATCGAACTgaagttttcctttcaaaatccCACAACCTTCTGGGTTTCGGTGTCAATATTGTGGATTCTAAGTAGACTACAGAGCTGGTAGGCTCAAGTGCCCTGTTCGTTTGGGACAGCCCTTTTTTTGAACAGTTGGGTGGCCCTGAAAAGGGCCTTTGGTTGAGAAATGAAACATTCTGGTGGCGAAACCCGGCAAGTTAGCCCCCGAAGCCGTAGAGGGTGCGGCCCTGGCGCTTGAGCGCGTACACCACGTCCATGGCCGTGACCGTCTTGCGCTTGGCGTGCTCCGTGTAGGTGACGGCGTCCCGGATCACGTTCTCCAGGAACACCTTGAGCACCCCGCGGGTCTCCTCGTAGATGAGGCCGGAGATGCGCTTGACGCCGCCGCGCCGGGCCAGCCGCCGGATGGCGGGCTTGGTGATGCCCTGGATGTTGTCGCGCAGCACCTTGCGGTGGCGCTTGGCGCCCCCCTTGCCTAGGCCCTTCCCGCCTTTGCCTCGGCCAGACATGGCTTTCAGGAAAGCAAACCAACAGTAAGTGACAAAGAAGCCGAGAGCCGATCCTTATATAACTACGTCCCCCGCCCCCTTGCAGATACAGAGAATGGAAAGCGCGCAGGCGGGAAATGTGACGCAACAGTCCCCTCCCTTAACCCCTCCTCCAAGCCCCAGGAACTAGGGGCGGGAGAGGGGTGGGTCAGAACCCAGTTTGACCAGTGTTCTTAACTGGGCTACATTGTTTTAAACTACATTTATAGTAAATTCATGTTCTGATTCCAAAAATAATCTGGCAGAGAATACTTAAAGGCAGTCTTTCACAGTAAATTTCAGTAATGGCAAAAATACCAAggtcaaataaatgtaaattggGTAGTTTGGTCAATGACAAAACCAGGCTTTTGAAATTATCTTACAGGTTATAGTTGGTAAAACTATACTGTTCCAGTTCCACAAATGCGCAATAGGCCATATTTAATCCTCTTCAAAGACCAATCCTTTCGGGTTCCTCTTAAAACGCCAACTGGCTTAGTTAGGACCTAACCTTTTAAAGAGCCAACTTTGTTCGCAAATACAGGAAATGTCTGGACAAAATTTACTACTGTAACCCGTCAAATTGTCGTCAATCCCTAGCTTTTCAACTCTAAGTGCAGCTAGTTCTATTAAACTGTGGAGCTAGATTTTTACAGCTACTTTACTTGAAAACGTGGGTGGCTCTGAAAAGAGCCTTTggtttgaatttcaaaataaaccGGCAGCGTTAAGCCCTCTCGCCGCGGATGCGGCGCGCCAGCTGGATGTCCTTGGGCATGATGGTGACGCGCTTGGCGTGGATGGCGCACAGATTGGTGTCCTCGAAGAGCCCCACCAGGTAGGCCTCGCACGCCTCCTGCAGCGCCATCACGGCCGAGCTCTGGAAGCGCAGGTCGGTCTTGAAGTCCTGCGCGATCTCGCGCACCAGCCGCTGGAACGGCAGCTTGCGGATCAGCAGCTCGGTGGACTTCTGGTAGCGGCGGATCTCGCGCAGGGCCACCGTGCCGGGCCGGTAGCGGTGCGGCTTCTTGACGCCGCCGGTGGCCGGCGCGCTCTTGCGGGCCGCCTTGGTGGCCAGCTGCTTGCGCGGGGCCTTGCCGCCCGTCGACTTGCGCGCTGTCTGCTTGGTACGAGCCATGGCAAAAGCGACCTACAAAGACATACCACGCCAGCACAAACATGCCGGGCAGACTTGCCGGTATTTATAGTACGTAGGGTGTGGTGATTGGATGAGAGAAATGCTTAACTACAAGGCTACAGGCTCTGATTGGTCTATCTCTGGATTTTCCAACAACTGCGCAGTTTCATTGGCTATCACGTTATCCTCAGCTCTTTCCAAGGTTTTGTTTCTTCCACTTCCGACTTTCAGTCTGAATGAAATGCCTTGAACCTTACCTTTCAAAAAACTAGACATGGACTTCATTGGTATCGCTTCAAAGCTCTATATTTCTTTAGTTCTTCGGGAGCAAAAATTGAGAAATATTGTCCGCAATAACGTACTCTTTATAGTCCCTGCTCAATAACCCAATATCAGGTTACAAATTTCTgaaatctttttcaaaaatgtgattCTTTTGTAATGCTTAAGTTGAGGAACTCCTTTGAATCCGACAAGACAATTTCAACCATAATCAAATTACGCTAGCGTTTACAGAAATTTTCCTGTAATCAGGAATCTATTTGTTAAATGTTAAAGCTGACTTCTAAACGTGGAGCATTCTTATGTGTCTCATATGCCTAATATCTTCTAAAGCCTAGAGTGCATTTTGCCAGGTGTAAAATAGCAGTGACTAAACTCTCCAGTACCGACCTCTGAGCCTTGAGGAGGAGGCGTGTCCTCGTTCCCATCAAGTGGAAATCAGAGCCACAAGGGCAAATTTACCACTGCCAAGGCCTAaccttacagttttaaaaattcttccaagCTTAAAAGCATCAAATGTGACAGATTTGTACTAAGAGTAGGCATACCAGATTCTACCGTTTGATTGGTTGAGTCTTTTATACTGATCAGCCATTAAGCAATCTAGCATCTTCATTTGGGTGGAAAATTCGCTATTTTATTTGAATCCAATGGCTACACAGGAGTCGGGAACCTTTGCTTAAATTCCTGAatccagtattttcttttaaacacctGTGTTTAATTAGAGTCCTCACTTATTATACTAAGAAAAGCTTGATTTTCAAAAACTGTTTCACTTACGAAACCTTCCGTTCTTGGAGGAAAGTTGTGTACCTGTTAGTGTCATCGACTATCCTTCAAAGGCTTAGCTTCAGATCGTTCCCTTCCAAATTGTTAGAAATTACGTGTTGCGTTTTGAAAACCTGGACTCTGGAAAATGGGAAACGGTCGAGAACGGTAGGGAAGATGGACGTGGGAACATCACATTATTGGCGGTAAGCTGGCAACCAGCCCCTCTGTGGTTGGCGGGAAGCAGGGAGGCTCGGGTTACCCAGGCCCGCGCGGACTTGTTTGAGAACCTCTGCCGCGCAGCGCGGGAATGAGACGCCGCTGTCTTCTCCCGGCCGCCAGGCGACTGCCCAGAGCCTCTCGTGAGAGGCATTTTGTTCTTTCATGTTTCTGCACGATGTGAAATCGCTTTAGCGGTGTCGATACTTTTCAATGCTCCTTACA
This window contains:
- the LOC122219454 gene encoding histone H3.1-like, producing MARTKQTARKSTGGKAPRKQLATKAARKSAPATGGVKKPHRYRPGTVALREIRRYQKSTELLIRKLPFQRLVREIAQDFKTDLRFQSSAVMALQEACEAYLVGLFEDTNFAFLKAMSGRGKGGKGLGKGGAKRHRKVLRDNIQGITKPAIRRLARRGGVKRISGLIYEETRGVLKVFLENVIRDAVTYTEHAKRKTVTAMDVVYALKRQGRTLYGFGG